From the Lathyrus oleraceus cultivar Zhongwan6 chromosome 4, CAAS_Psat_ZW6_1.0, whole genome shotgun sequence genome, one window contains:
- the LOC127073263 gene encoding probable protein phosphatase 2C 34 has product MVNFPSFVNGLARTMSIKKDKNLQKDDARKEVEELAKEARKNELLLSSSGVVKSNKDNSFVSVFTHRGQKGVNQDRLIVWEEFGCQQDMMFCGVFDGHGPWGHFVAKRVRKLVPSLLLCNWQQSLAATSIDLDFKVEENKNIHGLNLWEQSYLKTFAAVDQDLKQHTGIDSFRSGTTALTMIKQGENLIIANVGDSRLVLATTSEDGTLLALQLTTDFKPNLPKEAERIEESKGVVFCMKDEPGVYRVWMPNGKTPGLAISRAFGDYCMKEYGLISVPEVTHRKVTTRDQFIILATDGVWDVVSNEEAVKIVCASADKEKAGERVVKYAIREWKRKRSGIAMDDMSVICLFFNHSYTSQQIPATKFVD; this is encoded by the exons ATGGTTAATTTCCCATCTTTTGTAAACGGATTGGCAAGAACTATGTCAATCAAGAAAGACAAGAATCTTCAAAAGGACGATGCAAGAAAAGAAGTGGAAGAATTGGCAAAAGAAGCAAGGAAGAATGAGTTGTTGTTGAGTTCTTCTGGAGTTGTTAAGTCCAACAAAGACAATAGTTTTGTTTCTGTTTTTACACATAGAGGCCAAAAAGGAGTCAACCAAGATCGTCTTATTGTTTGGGAG GAATTTGGTTGCCAACAAGATATGATGTTTTGTGGAGTTTTTGATGGACATGGTCCTTGGGGACACTTTGTAGCTAAAAGGGTGAGGAAATTAGTTCCATCTCTTTTGCTATGTAATTGGCAACAAAGTCTTGCTGCAACATCTATTGACCTAGATTTTAAGGTTGAAGAAAACAAAAACATTCATGGATTGAACTTATGGGAACAATCGTATTTAAAGACTTTTGCTGCGGTTGACCAAGATCTAAAGCAGCATACTGGAATTGATTCGTTTCGAAGTGGCACCACAGCTTTGACAATGATCAAACAG GGCGAAAACCTTATTATAGCAAATGTGGGAGATTCAAGACTTGTATTAGCAACCACTTCAGAAGATGGCACATTACTTGCACTTCAGCTTACCACTGACTTCAAACCAAATTTACCAA AGGAGGCAGAGAGGATAGAAGAATCAAAAGGGGTTGTGTTTTGCATGAAAGATGAACCAGGAGTGTACAGAGTTTGGATGCCAAATGGTAAAACACCAGGATTAGCAATATCAAGAGCATTTGGTGACTATTGTATGAAAGAGTATGGTTTAATCTCTGTGCCAGAAGTGACACATAGAAAAGTTACCACTAGGGATCAATTTATCATCTTAGCAACAGATGGG GTTTGGGATGTTGTATCGAACGAAGAGGCAGTGAAGATTGTTTGTGCATCGGCAGATAAAGAAAAAGCAGGTGAAAGGGTTGTGAAATATGCAATACGTGAATGGAAAAGAAAGAGAAGTGGTATTGCCATGGATGATATGTCTGTAATTTGTCTCTTTTTTAATCACTCTTACACCTCTCAGCAAATTCCAGCCACTAAATTTGTAGATTGA